A window of the Dyadobacter pollutisoli genome harbors these coding sequences:
- a CDS encoding DUF3347 domain-containing protein has product MKSIKILMAIVLLLSPFLSNAEIKNVSTENVKIAGSCALCKEGIETAAFEKNTSKASWDKDSKMALVTYDSKKTSIDAVLKKVALAGYDNDRFLAPDDAYAKLADCCKYERAVKKQAVVEKKMTEHQHVAMADTQKDAAADADPLKPVLDAYYAVKDALVSSDGNTASTNAINLVKAIKAVKMDQLASEQHMVWMKVMKDLDFDADHISETKDVGHQRDHFSSLSDNMYKLIKSGKPSEAVYYQHCPMAKEGKGANWLSQIPAIKNPYYGAQMLNCGKTTETIK; this is encoded by the coding sequence ATGAAATCAATAAAAATATTGATGGCAATAGTGTTGTTGCTATCCCCATTTCTGTCTAATGCAGAAATCAAAAATGTATCCACAGAAAATGTAAAAATTGCCGGATCATGTGCCCTATGTAAAGAAGGGATTGAAACAGCAGCATTTGAAAAAAACACATCAAAGGCCAGCTGGGACAAGGATTCAAAAATGGCTCTGGTCACCTACGACAGTAAGAAAACCTCGATTGATGCAGTTCTTAAAAAAGTAGCTTTGGCGGGTTATGACAATGACAGGTTCTTGGCTCCTGACGATGCTTATGCAAAGCTTGCGGACTGCTGCAAGTATGAACGTGCCGTTAAAAAGCAGGCCGTTGTAGAGAAGAAAATGACAGAACATCAGCATGTTGCTATGGCGGACACACAGAAAGACGCTGCCGCTGATGCAGATCCGTTAAAACCTGTTTTGGATGCCTATTATGCCGTTAAAGATGCATTGGTAAGTTCTGACGGCAATACAGCATCAACAAATGCCATCAATCTTGTAAAAGCAATCAAAGCGGTCAAAATGGATCAGCTTGCTTCTGAGCAGCATATGGTCTGGATGAAAGTAATGAAAGACCTTGATTTTGATGCAGACCATATTTCTGAAACCAAGGACGTAGGCCACCAGAGAGATCATTTTTCTTCGCTTTCAGATAATATGTATAAACTCATAAAATCTGGAAAGCCATCTGAGGCAGTTTATTACCAGCATTGCCCTATGGCCAAGGAGGGTAAAGGAGCCAACTGGCTGAGCCAGATACCTGCTATTAAAAACCCGTACTACGGCGCACAGATGCTAAACTGTGGCAAAACTACCGAAACCATCAAGTAA
- a CDS encoding sialidase family protein, with the protein MGSQPEIAVDANGVIRIVYGVKNGKERDLYYVSSNDGGKSFSKPFVLGNFSQMGLGMGRGPQLTTTKDYTVVTVGDHHGNLYAIRSSNATNQWSTPVRVNDTDTTAKEALSGISAGRDNLVYTAWLDTRLGNNNLYGSLSKDGGLTWGKNQLIYKGEQKGICDCCKPSVAIGQNSVLNVMFRNKLNGARNMYMISSKDNGEHFDKAQKLGTGDFMIDGCPMDGGDLSADASGRVTTVWRRQMDVYIAEPLKPEEKLGSGRTPVILQTSKGPLVAWHQDGSVQFRSAGGEKTFPLVKGQYPKLALSSDKETIFCVYELDGQVMVKSFRL; encoded by the coding sequence GTGGGAAGTCAACCCGAAATAGCCGTCGATGCCAATGGGGTTATCCGTATCGTTTATGGCGTCAAAAATGGAAAAGAAAGGGATTTATATTATGTTTCATCTAATGATGGAGGTAAATCTTTCTCGAAACCTTTTGTACTGGGTAACTTTTCACAAATGGGTTTAGGTATGGGAAGGGGCCCACAATTGACCACAACAAAGGATTATACGGTAGTAACTGTTGGTGATCACCATGGCAACTTGTATGCAATTAGATCTTCGAATGCAACAAATCAATGGTCAACTCCTGTACGTGTTAATGACACGGATACTACCGCCAAAGAAGCATTGTCTGGCATCAGTGCAGGCAGGGATAATCTAGTCTATACCGCATGGCTGGATACGCGTCTCGGAAATAATAATCTATATGGCTCCCTTTCAAAGGATGGAGGGTTGACCTGGGGAAAGAACCAATTAATTTATAAGGGCGAACAAAAAGGGATCTGTGATTGCTGTAAACCTTCCGTTGCAATAGGTCAAAATAGTGTTTTGAATGTCATGTTCCGTAATAAGCTCAACGGCGCGCGGAACATGTATATGATCAGCTCGAAGGACAATGGCGAGCATTTTGACAAAGCTCAGAAACTTGGAACGGGGGACTTCATGATTGACGGATGTCCTATGGACGGCGGAGATTTGTCAGCTGATGCAAGTGGAAGGGTAACTACTGTATGGAGACGTCAGATGGACGTGTATATCGCTGAACCATTAAAACCGGAAGAAAAACTTGGCAGCGGCCGTACACCAGTAATCCTGCAAACCAGTAAAGGCCCATTAGTCGCATGGCATCAGGACGGCTCTGTACAATTTCGAAGTGCGGGTGGTGAGAAAACATTTCCGTTGGTAAAAGGGCAATATCCTAAGCTTGCATTGAGTTCAGACAAAGAAACGATTTTTTGTGTGTATGAACTGGATGGTCAGGTTATGGTCAAGTCTTTTCGACTGTAA
- a CDS encoding VOC family protein: MNLHQHGSHLAVIVPTLTVRNCSGAIAFYQKAFGATVLMSNTDSDGSTVAEMEIMGARFVVADESEEYNHFSPEKLHGTPVRIGLQVVDPDQLFARAVEAGALIIYPVADQDYGYRLGHLVDPFGHHWEIFKPLT; this comes from the coding sequence ATGAACTTACATCAACACGGCTCGCATTTGGCAGTCATCGTACCCACACTAACAGTAAGAAATTGCTCTGGCGCCATTGCATTTTATCAAAAAGCATTTGGTGCCACTGTTCTTATGTCCAACACTGATTCAGATGGATCAACAGTCGCCGAAATGGAGATTATGGGCGCAAGGTTTGTTGTTGCAGATGAGTCGGAAGAGTACAACCATTTCAGCCCTGAGAAATTGCACGGCACACCTGTCCGGATTGGATTGCAGGTCGTAGATCCTGACCAGTTATTTGCACGCGCAGTAGAAGCGGGCGCATTAATTATCTATCCTGTCGCCGATCAGGATTACGGGTATAGATTGGGCCATCTGGTAGATCCTTTTGGTCATCATTGGGAAATCTTTAAGCCGTTAACCTAG
- a CDS encoding helix-turn-helix transcriptional regulator, with product MSSNISITRICQHCGNEFTAKTTVTKFCGDDCAKRNYKLRRKTAKQQKMTEKIAESNRQTQLVREAQKMQLLEKEFLTVKEAAIILGCSDRAIHLMIISGRLPVINLGVRKTRILRTELQRLFELPERRVKPVEKVELEEEPLTKANCYTVEEITCSWGVTRDSVYSGEFGAITTTFRELRSYHFGRI from the coding sequence ATGAGTTCAAACATTTCCATCACCAGAATCTGCCAGCATTGCGGCAACGAATTCACGGCCAAAACGACGGTGACAAAATTTTGCGGCGATGACTGCGCTAAACGAAATTACAAACTCAGGCGGAAAACTGCCAAGCAGCAGAAGATGACCGAGAAGATCGCTGAAAGCAATCGTCAGACGCAACTGGTCAGAGAAGCTCAGAAGATGCAGCTCTTAGAGAAGGAATTTCTCACTGTCAAGGAAGCAGCGATAATCCTGGGGTGTTCTGACCGGGCGATCCATTTGATGATTATCTCAGGCAGACTGCCGGTGATCAACCTGGGTGTTCGTAAGACCAGAATTCTCCGGACAGAATTGCAGCGGCTGTTCGAGCTTCCTGAACGGAGAGTGAAGCCTGTCGAAAAAGTGGAACTTGAGGAGGAGCCGCTGACCAAGGCAAATTGCTATACGGTGGAAGAGATCACATGTTCGTGGGGTGTTACCCGAGATTCAGTCTACAGTGGAGAATTCGGAGCCATTACAACTACATTTCGGGAATTACGGTCATATCATTTCGGTCGGATTTGA